A genome region from Methanobacterium bryantii includes the following:
- a CDS encoding tRNA (guanine(10)-N(2))-dimethyltransferase, producing the protein MDTKIIHEGLVTIKTPEFDKVSSKAPVFYNPVMELNRDISVIAIKTYKEELEHEISICDAFGGSGIRGVRYAKEIENVSRVVVTDINPLAIQFANENIEINDLDNIKTCKEDANILLRKCKGKFDIVDIDPFGTPSYYMESAGISLKAGGMICATATDTSGLCGTYKDPCVRKYGAMPLKTEYCHELGVRILAGFIARTFSKYKKCIEILFSHSTEHYMRIYARVKKGAKITDESLKKDIGYILHCENCLNRTVIQGITPKTSSICPVCGKNFKTVGPLWCSSILDQQFIEAMLKNMENTKINQEKKASKLLNMTYEEANGPATFYDLHQICKKMKTSSPRLDAVLELIKEEGYFVSRTHFKPTGIKTDAPVDKLKEIISRLNKTCNPV; encoded by the coding sequence ATGGACACTAAAATCATTCATGAAGGGCTTGTAACGATTAAAACCCCAGAATTTGATAAAGTATCGTCTAAAGCTCCCGTTTTTTACAATCCCGTGATGGAACTTAACAGAGACATATCTGTAATTGCAATAAAGACATATAAAGAAGAATTAGAGCATGAAATTAGCATATGTGATGCTTTTGGAGGAAGTGGAATCAGAGGTGTGAGATATGCAAAGGAGATAGAAAATGTCTCCAGGGTAGTTGTAACTGATATAAACCCCCTGGCAATCCAATTTGCAAATGAAAATATTGAAATAAACGATTTAGACAACATAAAAACATGCAAAGAAGATGCAAACATCTTACTTAGGAAATGCAAAGGAAAATTCGACATTGTTGATATAGATCCATTTGGTACCCCATCTTATTACATGGAATCTGCAGGAATTAGTTTAAAAGCAGGAGGAATGATCTGCGCAACAGCTACTGACACTTCAGGACTATGCGGGACATATAAAGATCCATGTGTTAGAAAATACGGTGCCATGCCCCTTAAAACTGAATACTGTCATGAGCTAGGGGTTAGAATTCTTGCAGGATTTATTGCAAGGACATTTTCCAAATATAAAAAGTGCATTGAAATATTATTCTCACACAGTACTGAACACTACATGCGAATATATGCAAGGGTCAAAAAAGGAGCAAAGATAACAGACGAATCCCTAAAAAAGGACATAGGATACATATTGCACTGTGAAAACTGCCTCAATAGAACTGTAATTCAAGGTATAACTCCTAAAACCAGTTCTATCTGTCCAGTATGTGGTAAAAATTTTAAGACTGTAGGTCCCCTGTGGTGCAGCAGTATTTTAGATCAGCAGTTTATAGAAGCAATGCTAAAAAATATGGAAAATACAAAAATAAACCAGGAAAAAAAAGCATCTAAACTTTTGAATATGACATATGAAGAAGCAAACGGTCCTGCAACTTTTTATGACCTCCACCAGATCTGTAAAAAAATGAAAACAAGTTCTCCTCGCCTTGATGCTGTTTTAGAATTAATTAAAGAAGAGGGATATTTCGTATCAAGAACTCATTTTAAACCTACAGGAATTAAGACAGACGCTCCGGTGGATAAACTAAAAGAAATAATTTCGCGCTTAAATAAAACATGTAACCCGGTTTAA
- a CDS encoding CPBP family intramembrane glutamic endopeptidase: MGKNSWWRYIVTIVATWGIQGIVGILVAVLFVVFLIMQNGISAVGLNIQSIQSNSLFLVALALIGFTASYFVFYLCTRFIHKRLFISLFTTKSRINWGRMLKGAVLWFLILGMLTLIFYLINPASYELTFNPSTFGMLLILSLITFPIQASFEEVFFRGYLMQGVGLLSKKPIVPLLATSFLFGIGHIMNGTGMTLSVFPLIETVIIGIALGIITLGEDGIETAIGIHVMNNLYAVLIVSTPDGIFGNLPSIMMTSSSPSGDILTTAAAAVIAVVIIFWNKKDKLRDIFRWEDAEPN, translated from the coding sequence TTGGGTAAAAATAGCTGGTGGAGATATATTGTTACGATTGTAGCGACATGGGGAATACAGGGAATAGTAGGAATTCTTGTGGCTGTGCTTTTTGTAGTATTTTTAATTATGCAAAATGGTATTTCTGCAGTGGGTTTAAATATTCAATCTATTCAATCGAATTCGCTGTTTCTGGTAGCACTGGCATTAATTGGCTTTACGGCTTCTTATTTCGTTTTTTATTTATGCACACGTTTTATACATAAAAGACTATTCATATCGTTATTTACTACTAAATCAAGGATTAATTGGGGTAGAATGTTAAAAGGAGCAGTTTTATGGTTTTTAATACTGGGGATGTTAACTTTAATTTTCTATTTAATTAATCCTGCAAGTTATGAATTAACTTTTAACCCCAGTACATTTGGAATGCTTTTAATTTTAAGTTTGATAACATTTCCAATACAGGCCTCCTTTGAAGAAGTATTTTTCAGGGGATATTTAATGCAGGGAGTGGGTTTATTAAGTAAAAAACCAATTGTACCCCTTCTGGCTACTTCATTTTTGTTCGGTATTGGACACATTATGAATGGGACGGGTATGACTTTAAGCGTATTTCCATTAATTGAGACAGTTATAATTGGTATAGCGCTGGGTATTATAACTTTAGGGGAAGATGGTATAGAAACTGCAATTGGAATACATGTTATGAATAATCTTTATGCGGTGCTCATAGTCAGTACCCCCGACGGAATATTTGGTAATTTACCATCTATCATGATGACTTCATCCAGTCCTTCGGGTGATATTCTTACAACAGCAGCAGCCGCTGTAATTGCAGTGGTAATTATATTCTGGAATAAAAAAGATAAATTAAGGGATATATTTAGATGGGAAGACGCAGAACCTAATTAA